The stretch of DNA CACCTGTGCCAGCTGTGTGCCTCCCGTGACCCCACGAGGCACAGGACGGGACTGGCTGCTCCCAGAACTCCCAAAAGCTGAACTGAGAGCACCAGGGCCTGGTGCCCAGCCTGGAAAACACCTGTGAgaggcacagggatggcagcGAGGAGCACAGAGCCCGACCAGCACTGAGccctcagcagccacagcagggcagctccacacccacctgctgtgctggggacaccgCGCTCCATCTCCAGgggaccctggcacagccactggGTCCCTCTGCCCggagcacagctggcacagcctcacaacccccgcagctgctgctctgtgtgaggAGCCAGCCTCGGGGGCCCGGGAAGGTTTATAGGGGCTGTCAGGCAAAGCTCCTTCGCCAAAGCTCCTCCACCAGAGCAGGGGGCGGCCGAGCCAGCGTCCCTGCAAGTGGCCAAAaggtgtgtgtgcatgtgggGACACGGTGGGCTGGGCGGTGCGGGCGGAACGGTTGGGCTGCAGGGTTTTAGCGGCCTTTCCCAACGTCACGGATTTGCGGTTCACGGTTCCGAGCCCGCGGGGCTCGGTCTGCGCCGAGCAGGGGGACCCGGGGGAGGCCTGCGGCCGCTCTCACCTAAAGCTGACCACGGGCCCAACCTCCGAGAAAAtgtccttcagctgctcctccgTGGCCTCATACGGGATGTTCCCCACTGCGGAGACAGACGGTGCCGCCGGTCAGCGCGGCGGGTACCGGCCCCGACGGCGAGGGGGGGGAAACCCGCCGGCGCCCCGCCTGCCCCTGCCCGTCCGCGCCCCTCTCCCCTTGCAGGTGGCGGTCCCGCCCCGCGGCCTCACCGAACACGGAGCGCAGGGAGCGATCCACGGCGGGGTCCCGCACCGACAGCCCCGCCATCGCGCCGCCCGCGCCGCTTCCGGTCCGCGCCGCAGCCGTGCCCCCGCTTCCGCTTCCGTCCGCAACCGCTCGGAGCGGCGCTTTCAAAAAGCGCTCCGGCGGGAAACGCGGCACCGGCGGCAGCGGGGTGCGGGTGCCGGGACTCCCCGGGATCCccgggcggggcggccgcggcctCGGGGATCccccggcaccgggagcggggGGGGGCCCATCCTCAGGGATGCCGCTTCGAGCACCGGCCCcggggcacagcccctggcgAGCCTAACACCGCCCGGGGCTCGGCAGGATGGAAGGCACGGAGgtccccatggctgtgcccaCGGGTGTGCCCGCGCTGGCCACAGAGCCGAGGTTCGCCCAGCGCCTCAGGTGAGGGCACGGGGATGGCAGCCCTGTGCCGCTCCGGTGCGGCCGgagcctctggggctgggaagggTGACTCCGCCTGGCCGTGCAGGCAGTGGCTGGAACGGGAGCGGCTCCTGGACGGGCGCTACGGGCTGCAGCGGGTGCCGGGGGGCCGCGTGGCCGCGCCGCTGCTGCCGGAgaagctgtcccagctcagcctgccccGGGAGGTGCCGTGTGAGCTGCTCGGGatccaggtgagcacagccccCGGGCCCCGAGCCCTGCCTGCGGCGGTGGTGCTCAGCCCTTGGCATGGCCCTGCCGCAGGACCCTGTCCCCTCCAGGGCCGCCCGCCGGCGCTCGCCGGCCCAGAGGCTGCGGGAGGAGCTGCGGCGGCTGCTGGGGCCGGGCTGGTCCGGGGAGCTGGAGCGGGACGTGCCGCACGCCTGGCAGAGGCACGGGgacctggtgctgctgagcgAGGACAGcttcagggctgagccctgggagaggctgggtaaggccagcagggctgcctgtccCGGGAGAGGCTGGGTAaggagcacagggctgcctgTCCCGGGAGAGGCTGGGTAaggccagcagggctgcctgtcccaggagaggctgggtaaggagcacagggctgcctgTCCCGGGAGAGGCTGGGTAaggccagcagggctgcctgtccCGGGAGAGGCTGGGTAaggagcacagggctgcctgTCCCGGGAGAGGCTGGGTAaggagcacagggctgcctgTCCCAGGAGAGGCTCGGTAAggccagcagggcagcctgccccagcctggcccacaCCACCCGCATGTCCAGCTGCTGTGTTGCAGGCCCGGCGCTCTGGGAGACGGTCGCCAAGGCTTTGGGGGCCCGGCGGGTGGCCAGGCGAGGACGGGTGATGCCGGATGGGATGAGGAGCCCCAGGGTCAccctgctgctgggccagcacgGCTGGGTGGAGCACGTGGACAATGGCATcaggtgggcaggagctgcagggtgcGGCTGGCGGGGAAAGGACTGCTCTCACTGTCTGTACGGGGTCTTCCAGGTACACCTTCGACGTGACCAAGTGTATGTTCTCCCCGGGAAACATCACCGAGAAGCTGCGTGTGgcctcactgccctgctccggGGAGGTCGTGGTGGACCTCTATGCAGGTAATGGAGGAGGTGCTGATGGCACCCAGGTAGACATGAAATGTCATTTCCAGCTTATGAAAAATACTCAGGCTTGGAGCTCCTGTCTTATCTGCGAGCCCTGCAGCTatgctggcactgctgtcctgcctgtgtccctgcagcctaTGGACACTTTAGGTGTCCTGTTCTCAGGCTCTGTGCCTAGTGCTGCTTTGGGGAATCACTTGGATCCAGGGCAAAGATTTGCCACTGCTTGTGCTTAAGGAAGTTAGTGCTTCCAGTCTGTGCCACACTGAAAGGACATGGCACCCAGAAAACTGCTCTAGATTAATCAAACTAAACAGTAATATGGATGCTTCTGTAGAGCCAGGCAGGTCTCCACCTGATGGCCAAAGACTGAAGGTAAAATAAGGGCCTCTAAACAGTTTTCAAGGCAGATTTTGCTTTTGCAGAAGAGGGAAGgataaatttccatttttccagtgtttggGCTTTCTCCAACCCAGAGCAAAGCAGACCTGGAGAGGCAGGGTGGCAGTGTGCATCCTGCCATGCCCTCGGGGAAGAGTGTGGGTCTCTGGAGGTCCCTGCCCTCGGCCACTGCCGCCTCCTGCCTGCAGGCATCGGCTATTTCACACTGCCGTTCCTGGTGCACGCCGGAGCCGCCTTTGTCCACGCCTGTGAGTGGAACAGCCACGCCGTGGAGGCCCTGCACAGGAGCCTGGTGCTGAACGGGGTGCGGGATCGCTGCCACATCCACAGCGGGGACAGCCGGCAGGTGAGCGCTGCaacgggccgggccgggccgcgggacCGCTCCTGCGAGCATCCATTCacctctgctctgtccccagctgcagctgcgGGACGTGGCCGACAGGGTGAACCTGGGGCTGATCCCCAGCTCGGAGGAGGGCTGGCCCGTGGCCTGCCGCGTCCTGAAGAAGGACACGGGTGGGGTTCTGCACATCCACCACAACGTGGAGACTCGCCCAGCCACGCCGCAGAGCGcggtgctgctggctgagcgGGGCTCTCCGGAGGCAGCCAGCCCCGGGGGAGAGGCACAGCGCCCGCCACGGCACGGTGGGGAGGAGACTCTGGGGGCCGGGCTCAGGCCcgagtggcagagctgggctgaagGCACGGCCACACgcatccaggggctgctggcagagctgcacagggggCCGTGGCGCAGCAGCGTCCTGCACGTCGAGCCAGTGAAGTCCTACGCGCCACACGTGCATCACCTCGTGCTGGACCTCGAGTGCCGGCCTGTGCTGCCCGTTTAGCGGGGCacgggcactgctggggctccagctcCCTTGGACGGGTGGCCAGCagtgtcctgctgccagcctggaggtgCCTTGTTCCCCTAGTTCCCAGgtggcagcactgcccagcagtgcctcccCGTGCCCGGggcacccagggctgtgctccccatgGCAGATCCCGTCAGGATCCAGACAAGGATGGAGCAAGCTGGGGCTCAGAGTGCCAGTGTTCTACCCTGGCTCTGCCGGTCCTGCCCAGGTCTTGGACACGTGCTAGCACATTGAGCCCCATTTTCACACAGGAGAGAGCCACAGTGCTGAGAAGCCTTGGGTTCCTGCTGGGTTCATTTCAGCAGGTCAGGGACAAGCCTTGTGCTTGTATTTACCAGCATGCTTTTTTAATGTACTGGAAGCAAGTCTGTTCATCTTGTttccttcctattttttttcagaaataaagatATTTCTCACCACTTCTTGTTGGTGTCCAGTTAAAACATGAACACTGGTGCAAGTGTGGGGGGTCTGGCCTGGGGACTTTGGGTCCTAGGGTGGTGTGTGGAGGGGCTCAGGGAGCAAAGCCTCTGTGGCACTGTCTGCCTGCAAGCCCGAAGCCCTCTACATCTGTTCTGTGTACTCCCAGTGGAGCAAACCCCTGCCCCATGAGGAAGCTCCCGCTGGCCCTTTGATGTCTCCGCGGTTTTTTCCACTGTGTCAGTGTCGCATCGCTTCCCATTCCCGGGGTGCGGCCGAAAGCGTGGGCAGAGCCGCGTCCTCTCGTTTGCCTCGGGGCTGCACCCAGGTGTCCTCCCCCGCTGTCCTGCGCGGCGAGCAGCCGCCGCCTCCCCTCGGGTGGAGCCCCCCGTCCTGGCCGGCCGCGCGCTCCGTTCCCCGGTGCCTGTGCAGGGGGCAGGGAACAGGCACCCCGCAGGACCCGTATCTCTGCCGCCAAGGACAAGGGCAGCGCTGGAGCCTTGCGGCGGGGACACCGCGCCCGCGGCCTGGGCTCCTCCTcggggctgccgggggtccCGCAGTTGGGGTGTCGGTGCGCTCTGTGCTCTCCGGGACAGGCCGCACACCCAGCCAGGGCCACGGGGCACCGGGGAAAGGGCCCGCGGGGCCGGAGCCGCAGCTCCGCCGGGGGTGATGGGGCAGGAAGGGGCCGGGGGGCAGCGGGCACCGCCTCCCGCACGGGCCGCCCCGTCGGTGCCGCAGGTGCGGCCGCCGCGGCTCCTTTAAGGCACCGGCACCGCCCTCCCCTCCCGGCTCCCCCTCCCGCTGCCGGGTGGCGCCGGCCGGAGCCGCTGCAGGTACCGGGAGGAGCGGGGGGTCGGGCGGCGCTGCCCCGGCGGGGTACCGGGGGATCCTCCCCTGGCGGGGTACCGGGGGTTCCTTCGCTGCTGGGGAGTCGGGGGAGCCGGGGGTCCCTCTGTGGTCCGGGGGTCGAGCCGCGGTGTCCCGGTGCGGGGGCAGTTCCCAGTCCTAGTGGCGGCGCTGGGAACGCGGTGCTCCCGGTCCCGGACCCCTTTCCCCGACAGAGGAGTCTGGGGTCGGTCCCGCCTCCTCCCCGAGGGACGCGGGAGCGCGGCTGCGGGGACGGGAAGGTCCCTCCCGAGGGTTCCGCCGATCCTGGCGGGAGCGGGGAGCGGCTGCGGCCCCCGAGCGAGCGCTCCGGCTCCGTCCCGGCGCCGCCGCTGCAGGCGGATCCTGTCCCTGCCGCGGGTCCTGGGGCGCGCCCGCTCCCGGCGGCTCCTCCGGCGGCTCCCGGGCAGCTCCGGGCCCCGGTGCGCTCGAGCGAGGGAGGGGCAGCCCGGGGCGGCTCCTTCCTGCCGGGGCTGCCGCGGGTGCCGGGCGGCAGCGCGGTCCCACGGAGCCGGCTGAGGTCACCGGGGCTGGCAGGcggcccgagcccggcccggggcaGGGCGGTGAGGCGGCGGGCGGGCCGGTGTCCCGGGTGCCCCGTCCGGCCCCGGCAGCGGGCACGGGGCACCTCAGCAGCTGGCACGTCCCTAGCTGGCGGCCGGTGAGCGCCAGGCAGCCCGGGTGGAGCGATGTCGGAGGCTGTGGACCTGTCCTTCCTGTCGGACGTGGAGCGAGATCTGATCCTGCAGGTCCTGCAGCGCGACGAGGAGCTCCGcaaggcagaggagaggaggatCAGGTGCGAGCgcggctggagctgggcaggagccgCTTCCCCGCTTTGTCTGGAAGCGGGCGATGAGTGACAGTGTGGGTGACGGGTGTCCCCGGGCCCCTCTGACCGCTCCTGGTGTGGCTCTGACAGGCGCCTGAAGAATGAGCTGCTGGAGATCCGGCGCAGGGGAGCCAAGCGGGGCAGCCAGCGCTACAGCGAGCGGACCTGCGCCCgctgccagcagagcctgggccgcCTCAGCCCCAAGGCCAACAcctgccggggctgcagccacTTGGTGTGTCGGGACTGCCGCTCCTACAGCCCCAGCGGCTCCTGGCGCTGCAAAGTCTGCTCCAAGGAGGCGTGAGTAGCCTGGACAAGCAGCAGGGACATTCTGTAcatccctcctgtccccttccTCCTCTCAGTTGCCTCAACTTGATGCCCATGGCCAGCCTTTCCtagcctggctgctcctccccagtGCAGGGCAGCTTGCTCTGCTGTCACTCCTGGGGAGGGCTCCCATGTTTGGGTGATGGAGAAATGGGCCCTTTTGTGTCTCCTTCATGTCCCGTTCCTTCACCCCCTGAGCTGACTGCAGCATCCCCCTGTGCCCCTTGCACAGCCTGTGTCTCAAGCATCCCAGGTTTCCTCCCTTTTGACCTCCCCTGTCCTACAAACAAAACTTGGCTTGCTCCCGTGTTTGCTGAGGATGTAGCTGAGCCTGTCAGCTGCCCAGTGAATGCTGGTCCCTGCCCGGTCACCTGCTGATTGTGCCCATTGTGCCTGTGTTCCTGGGTTGTGGCAGCACCCAGGGTGGGTTGGGGCACAGCAGACAGCCCCCCTGCCCCTGACTGCCCCCaccacccctgccctgcagtgagCTGAAGAAGACAACGGGTGACTGGTTCTATGACCAGAGGGTGAACCGCTTCGCCAACCACCTGGGCAGCGACATGGTGCGGCTGTCCCTGCGGCACAGGCCAGCAGGTAGGGTGCCACGGCAGAGccctctcccccagcccatccTTCTGGGGTGCTCCAGCTTCCCCCAGTGCACCTCTGCCCAGTCTGGAGTTGGATGGAGCACCACCTGCTCCAGGCAATGGGTGAGCTTGGAGCAGTGCTCCTCCCGATGCATCTCTGCTTCCAGCCAACAAAAGAGAGACCGTGGGACAAACCCTGCTCCAGAAAGCTCAGCTCGGTGAGCCTAAAAGCTCCTCTGCAGGCCGGCAGCCGAGTCCCCCTGCGCCCCGCGAGGGGTCCAGGTAAgaatccctgctgtcccccgtgctccagcagcagctctcatcTGCTGCGGGTTAGAGAGCAATCGGCTGCAGGTTTGAGAGCAATCTGCTGCGGGTTAGAGAACAATCTGCTGCCCCATGTGGATCATCggtggcacaggagctctcTCAGACCGACCTCCTTGCCAAACAGGACATACCTGTGGTTTTGCTTGTCTGCAGTTTGTTTCCAGATGCCTCAGAGCCTCGGGATGGCAAAAGCGACACAGAGTCCATGGAAAACATGAGCCTGGACAGCTACAGACCTAGTCTTGCTGATGTGGGGGCCAGGTGAGAGGATTCTGGGGTGGGCTGTCCTTGGCAACACTGGCTGGCAGAGGATGGGACCTTCATCTGAAGTGTGTTTTTGTCAGCCTAGTGAGGGGAAGCTGGCTCCTCAGGCTG from Ammospiza nelsoni isolate bAmmNel1 chromosome 15, bAmmNel1.pri, whole genome shotgun sequence encodes:
- the TRMT12 gene encoding tRNA wybutosine-synthesizing protein 2 homolog, with amino-acid sequence MEGTEVPMAVPTGVPALATEPRFAQRLRQWLERERLLDGRYGLQRVPGGRVAAPLLPEKLSQLSLPREVPCELLGIQDPVPSRAARRRSPAQRLREELRRLLGPGWSGELERDVPHAWQRHGDLVLLSEDSFRAEPWERLGPALWETVAKALGARRVARRGRVMPDGMRSPRVTLLLGQHGWVEHVDNGIRYTFDVTKCMFSPGNITEKLRVASLPCSGEVVVDLYAGIGYFTLPFLVHAGAAFVHACEWNSHAVEALHRSLVLNGVRDRCHIHSGDSRQLQLRDVADRVNLGLIPSSEEGWPVACRVLKKDTGGVLHIHHNVETRPATPQSAVLLAERGSPEAASPGGEAQRPPRHGGEETLGAGLRPEWQSWAEGTATRIQGLLAELHRGPWRSSVLHVEPVKSYAPHVHHLVLDLECRPVLPV